One window of the Benincasa hispida cultivar B227 chromosome 3, ASM972705v1, whole genome shotgun sequence genome contains the following:
- the LOC120072878 gene encoding protein IRX15-LIKE: MKANPNNTRLILLHPYIQKQGTSSKIWLLAFLSFFTLAFLLLLLLVYTRASTTPITAAASSLVSSSSSSSSSSTTATPLPTTVINTLLYYASKSNDSFHMTHSELKPISDVLRKCSTPCNFLIFGLTQETLLWKSLNHNGRTVFIDENRYYAAFIEEKHPEIDAYDVQYTTKISELNELITTVREQIRNECRPVQNLLFSECRLGLNDLPNHVYDVDWDVILVDGPRGDWPDAPGRMSAIYTAGVLARSKKGGNPKTHIFVHDYYGEVEKVCSDEFLCNENLVEATHTLGHYVVEKMDENCFQFCHNTTAFRS; this comes from the coding sequence ATGAAAGCCAATCCCAACAACACCAGGCTCATTCTCCTCCACCCTTACATCCAAAAACAGGGCACTTCCTCCAAGATATGGCTTCTTGCCTTCCTCTCCTTCTTCACCCTCGCcttcctcctcctccttctCCTTGTCTATACTCGCGCCTCCACTACTCCCATCACCGCCGCCGCCTCTTCCCTcgtctcctcctcctcctcctcctcctcttccTCCACCACCGCCACCCCTCTCCCCACCACTGTCATCAACACTCTTCTTTACTACGCCTCCAAATCCAACGACTCCTTCCACATGACCCACTCCGAACTCAAACCCATCTCCGACGTCCTCCGAAAATGCTCCACTCCTTGTAATTTCCTCATCTTCGGCCTCACCCAAGAAACCCTTCTTTGGAAATCCCTCAACCACAACGGCCGCACCGTCTTCATCGACGAGAATCGCTACTACGCCGCTTTCATCGAAGAAAAACATCCCGAAATCGACGCCTACGATGTGCAATACACCACTAAAATAAGCGAATTAAACGAACTTATTACGACAGTTAGAGAGCAGATTCGAAACGAATGCCGTCCCGTACAGAATCTTCTATTCTCCGAGTGCAGGTTGGGACTCAACGACCTTCCAAACCACGTGTACGACGTTGATTGGGACGTGATTCTAGTGGATGGTCCACGCGGGGACTGGCCCGACGCGCCGGGCAGAATGTCGGCGATTTACACGGCGGGGGTTCTGGCAAGAAGTAAAAAAGGAGGGAACCCGAAAACGCACATTTTTGTGCATGATTATTACGGGGAAGTGGAGAAGGTTTGTAGCGATGAATTTCTTTGTAATGAAAATTTGGTGGAGGCAACTCATACGCTTGGCCATTATGTGGTTGAGAAGATGGATGAgaattgttttcaattttgcCACAATACGACGGCGTTCAGATCTTAG
- the LOC120074520 gene encoding probable WRKY transcription factor 15, translated as MAMELISPFLTMEANAVQEAASGLESVEKLIRLLSNANAPQHHSLPSSTQSPIDFPTDCRAAADAAVSKFRKVISLLGRNRLGHARFRRAPLSQQPHYVTPIQQIPPHHLDNSTTNNNESLNFSAHNSFISSLTGDADTKHPSSSSSPFLITNLSQVSSVGKPPLSTSSLKRKCSSDNLGSGKCAAASSSARCHCSKKRKLRVKRVVRVPAISLKMADIPPDDYSWRKYGQKPIKGSPHPRGYYKCSSVRGCPARKHVERAVDDPTMLVVTYEGEHSHTLSVPETSSLILESS; from the exons ATGGCCATGGAGCTCATCTCCCCATTCCTCACCATGGAAGCCAACGCCGTCCAAGAAGCCGCTTCCGGCCTCGAAAGCGTCGAGAAGCTCATCCGATTACTCTCCAATGCAAATGCCCCCCAACATCACTCCTTACCCTCTTCTACTCAATCCCCCATCGATTTCCCCACCGACTGCCGCGCTGCCGCCGATGCTGCCGTCTCCAAGTTCAGAAAGGTTATTTCTCTCCTCGGCCGTAACCGCCTCGGCCACGCTCGTTTCAGAAGAGCTCCTCTGTCTCAACAACCTCACTACGTTACTCCCATCCAGCAGATCCCGCCCCATCACCTTGACAACTCCACCACCAACAACAACGAATCTCTTAATTTCTCCGCCCATAATTCCTTTATTTCTTCGTTGACCGGCGACGCCGATACCAAGCATCCTTCCTCCTCTTCCTCGCCTTTTCTAATTACCAATCTCTCCCAGGTCTCCTCCGTTGGGAAACCCCCTCTCTCTACTTCTTCCCTCAAGAGAAAGTGTAGCTCCGATAACTTGGGATCCGGAAAGTGCGCCGCTGCTTCTTCCTCTGCTAGATGTCACTGTTCCAAGAAGAG AAAACTGAGGGTGAAGAGGGTGGTGAGGGTTCCGGCGATAAGCTTGAAAATGGCGGATATTCCACCGGACGATTATTCATGGAGGAAATATGGTCAAAAGCCCATTAAAGGCTCTCCACATCCcag GGGTTATTACAAGTGTAGCAGTGTGAGAGGTTGCCCAGCCCGAAAACACGTAGAACGGGCCGTAGACGATCCGACGATGCTAGTGGTGACTTACGAAGGCGAACACAGTCACACCCTCTCCGTGCCCGAAACCTCTAGTCTCATCCTCGAGTCTTCGTAG